The genomic window TGTATGAGCGTACCGCAATGGTTACCGGTTTTATTCTGAAATATTTTCTGGCATCAATGGCTACGGCGGTAAATTAAAATCTCCGAAATAGCGCTCTGTACCTATACGGTATCTAAAGCCATCTAACGGTGCGGTTACGCCAAAAATTGAGTTGTCGCCAACGAAATAGGCATTGGTTTGGAAGATGTTGAACGGCCTAAGTGGTGTGCCTAATGAGCTTTCAATTTCTTCTGCTTTTACTCTTTCTCTGTCTGATCCAGAAAAACCAAGTATGTTGCCATTGGCATCAAGCTGATAATAGTTGTTGAAACGCGTTACGCTATAGCTGTATCTCGAAACTGCACCACCCAATTCGAAACGGTGCGCTTTGTTAAATGGATAGGCTGCAAAAAGTTGCACTTGATCTTCAAAAGTTCTTAAGATATTGGTTCTGTCTACAAGATATTCTGTGCCCTCTTGATCAACAATATCTCTACTTAAAAAACCTGTGATATATGGGATGTGAGAAACCGCACCTCCCCAATTGATACGGCTGGCTTGGTTAATGTAGGCTGCCATACCGCCGAAATCTTGTATTTCGCCATTAATAGCTAAGTTGGCTACAATTTGGTTTTGGCCAACAATATCGCTAAACATACCCATTACGCCACCTTGCATACCTGTGCCAAAACGGCTGGTACTTACACCAACACCGCCGCTGTTGGCTAAATAATCTAAGCGGAATTTAGGGCGATATGGGATGTTCCTCAACGAGTCTAAGTGAGTGCGTTCAAATCTATTGAAGTTGCCTAAATTAGAATTAACCACATTTACGCCCATGTTTTCTTTGGGAGGTAAAATAGCTGCATCAAAATTAACATCGTTGGCATTAACGTCTTTCGCTTTGAAATTGCTGTAAGGCGAGTTGTAAAGCGTATAGCGTTGGTAACGATAATAGCTGTAAATGATATCGTCATTTCTGGATACGGTAATGGCAGGAGAAAATTCTGTAATACCGCTGATACCCGTGAAATAATCTGTAAGCTGCTTTAGGTTTTTGTTTTCTAAATTGTACTCGTAAAGGTTTCTGAAACCATCTCTGTTTGATAAGAAAAAGATACGTTTGCTGTCTCCAGAAAACTGTGCATTAAGGTTGTTGGCTCCGGCAAAAACAGGAACATTGCTTAAACGTTTAGTTTCTATATCGTAAATGGTTAGGTTTATTGGATTTACTGCTGCCAAATTTCCCGATTGTACGGCGGCTCTATCAGAAGAGAATACAATTTTTTTGCCATCTGGAGAGTAGCTTGGTGCATAGTCAGAATATTCATCATCGGTAATTTGAGTAACCTGTTTGGTGTCGAAGTTGTAAGAGAAAATATCACTTTGGCCTTCTACCATGCCTGAAAAAGCAATGTCTTTACCATTTGGCGACCAGGTTAGGTTACCAAACTGTTCTACCTTATCCATGCTAGCGTTTAGCAAGGTTTTTCCGTTGGCAATATCAATTACCAGTAGTTTATTTCGGCCTTTGCTAAAAATACTAAAGGCAAATTTTTTGCTATCTGGCGACCAAGCACCTGCCGATTCTAAGAAGTTAAAATCATCGATGTGGCTACTGGAAACTTGGCTACTCAGTTTTTTAATGATTTTGCCGGTTTTAGCATCTGCCAAAAAGAGGTCTATACCAAATAAATCTTTTTCTGATAAGAAAGATAAATATTTGCCATCAGGGCTAATAGCTGGAGCAACGTTCATGTTGCCAGCATTTTTATTGTCGATAATTTTAGTGCCAGAGATTTTAATTTGCGAACTATCAGCTTTTAACATAGGTCTGTAGTGCTGTTCAATGGCATTTTTCCATAAGCCAGATAAAGCTCGGTCGTCGTAACCCAAGGTGTATCTGATGCCGTTTTCGTATCCAAACTTTGCGGTGGCTTTAAATAGCGGTACTATGGTGGTATCTCCATAAAGCGAGCCTACAAAAGTCCAAAAAGCTTGGCCATAACGGTAAGGGAAATATTTGTTAGAGTTAGTTAAATCTTTTAAAGATGGAATGTCTCGGTTTAACAAAGCATCACGCATCCACATTGAGGTAAAGGCGTCTTTTTTGCCTACAGAAAGGTATTCGGCCATACCTTCAATCATCCATAATGGGGTTTGTCCAATGCTTTCTAATGGGATAGAATCTTTCTCTAATAAAATATGATATTGGAAAGCATGCACTAACTCGTGACCTAAAACGTGTCTGGTTTGGCTACCTAGTTCCATTACGGGCATAATAACCCTGTTTTTAAAAGCTTCGGTAACACCGCCAGTTCCTACACCAATTTCGCCCTGCAAAGCTGTGGTTTGCTGAAAATCTGGATGGTTGTTGTACAAAATAATTGGGTTCTTTTTAAAGAAAGTATCTCTAAAAATTTCTTGGTGCATTTTGTACCAAGTTTCGGCATCTTGCGCAAATTTCTTAACTACCTTATCGTTTTTTAGATAGTAATAAATGTCAAAATGAGGGGTTTCCATCACTTTGAATTTTTCGTTTTTATATCGAACCTTGTTTTGTCCGAAATATTGCGCTTTTGATGCCGTAACACCTAGCAGTGCAATTGATAAAACTAAAGTGGCTTTTTTTAGAAAATTGTTCATATACGAATAATTTTGAAGGCTATATCTTATCGAGAGTTGGTTAGGTTTAACTAATTATTGTTCTCGTTTTTTTCTTTTTCCTTTTGCTCTTTTTTCTGTTTGCGTTTCAGTTCTCTTTCTTCTTTTCTAGTAAGCGGAACAGTGGTGGTTTCCTGCTTAGGTTGGCTTTCTATAACTGGTTTTTTCTCGTCAACCTTTGTGTTGGTAGTGGTTGGCTCGGTTCTAATCAGTTCTTGTGGATCTGGAGCAATCATTTCAAGATCTAAAGAATCTACCAATACCGAGTCGGTGCTTACTGTATCTACCGGTGGACGAGGGGTTGGGCAGTTGTAGGTTCTTGTAATTTCTACTTTTGCTTTAGGGAAAGGCCCATACGTGTAGCCACTTAAAGGATCTAGGTAAACCTTTTCCATAAATTTAGCAAAAATAGGCAGGGCAGTTCTAGAACCTTCGCCTTGCTCGCCGTTTTTGAAGTGTGCCGTTCTTTCATCGCAACCTACCCAAACTCCGGTTACCAAATCTTTGGTAATGCCCATGTACCAAGCATCTACATAATCTGAAGACGTGCCAGTTTTCCCCCCAATTTGGTTGTTCTTTTTAAACAAA from Pedobacter sp. SL55 includes these protein-coding regions:
- a CDS encoding basic secretory protein-like protein translates to MNNFLKKATLVLSIALLGVTASKAQYFGQNKVRYKNEKFKVMETPHFDIYYYLKNDKVVKKFAQDAETWYKMHQEIFRDTFFKKNPIILYNNHPDFQQTTALQGEIGVGTGGVTEAFKNRVIMPVMELGSQTRHVLGHELVHAFQYHILLEKDSIPLESIGQTPLWMIEGMAEYLSVGKKDAFTSMWMRDALLNRDIPSLKDLTNSNKYFPYRYGQAFWTFVGSLYGDTTIVPLFKATAKFGYENGIRYTLGYDDRALSGLWKNAIEQHYRPMLKADSSQIKISGTKIIDNKNAGNMNVAPAISPDGKYLSFLSEKDLFGIDLFLADAKTGKIIKKLSSQVSSSHIDDFNFLESAGAWSPDSKKFAFSIFSKGRNKLLVIDIANGKTLLNASMDKVEQFGNLTWSPNGKDIAFSGMVEGQSDIFSYNFDTKQVTQITDDEYSDYAPSYSPDGKKIVFSSDRAAVQSGNLAAVNPINLTIYDIETKRLSNVPVFAGANNLNAQFSGDSKRIFFLSNRDGFRNLYEYNLENKNLKQLTDYFTGISGITEFSPAITVSRNDDIIYSYYRYQRYTLYNSPYSNFKAKDVNANDVNFDAAILPPKENMGVNVVNSNLGNFNRFERTHLDSLRNIPYRPKFRLDYLANSGGVGVSTSRFGTGMQGGVMGMFSDIVGQNQIVANLAINGEIQDFGGMAAYINQASRINWGGAVSHIPYITGFLSRDIVDQEGTEYLVDRTNILRTFEDQVQLFAAYPFNKAHRFELGGAVSRYSYSVTRFNNYYQLDANGNILGFSGSDRERVKAEEIESSLGTPLRPFNIFQTNAYFVGDNSIFGVTAPLDGFRYRIGTERYFGDFNLPP